A stretch of the Prochlorococcus marinus str. MIT 0918 genome encodes the following:
- a CDS encoding sodium-dependent transporter, with the protein MPIREQWRSRWGFVFAAAGSAVGLGNLWGFAYRASEGGGAAFLLLYILIVLVVCLPVLVAEMVLGRSTGSSSLVAPAKAAGSRWGVMGWLFVIAPLGIGSYYAVLMGWTLDTFFHSLFVGLPADKTEAAAFFGSISSGGSVLIGQIISLVLTAIVVVAGVRGGIERLTRWCMPILFILLLGLAFWASTLSGALEGYKALLSWDGSEFFKPSTVRNAFAQAFFSLSLGIGIMITYASYLGRQNKLPKEAIAVASLDTAVGLLAGLMIFPIMFSFGLNESISESTIGALFIALPAGLGTIGITGRIVAVIFFALAYIAAITSSISLLEVPVSSVMDRLGWNRTKSVIGVTFLLFLLGLPSAFDINFLDKTDKIVGQLLLILGGFLLSIFLGWVIPRKFDEDLSNSNSSLRVRRYLKFMLRWVSPPIIACGFIVSLIDLFQNWSS; encoded by the coding sequence ATGCCAATACGTGAACAATGGCGCTCTAGATGGGGTTTTGTCTTTGCAGCTGCAGGGAGTGCAGTTGGATTAGGAAACCTTTGGGGCTTTGCTTATAGAGCTTCTGAAGGAGGGGGGGCTGCTTTCTTGCTTCTTTACATATTAATTGTCTTAGTTGTTTGCTTGCCAGTACTGGTAGCTGAGATGGTACTTGGTCGAAGCACTGGGTCGAGTTCTCTAGTTGCTCCAGCTAAAGCTGCTGGATCTAGATGGGGTGTCATGGGTTGGCTTTTTGTTATAGCTCCTTTAGGTATTGGCTCTTACTATGCAGTATTAATGGGGTGGACTTTAGATACATTTTTTCATTCTCTTTTCGTTGGTTTGCCTGCAGATAAAACTGAAGCGGCAGCATTTTTTGGATCAATTAGCAGTGGCGGGAGTGTTTTGATAGGGCAGATTATAAGCTTGGTTCTTACTGCAATTGTTGTTGTTGCTGGTGTTAGGGGAGGTATTGAACGTCTTACACGTTGGTGCATGCCAATACTATTTATATTGCTTTTAGGATTAGCTTTTTGGGCATCTACTCTTTCTGGAGCATTAGAAGGATATAAGGCTTTGCTCTCATGGGATGGCTCTGAATTTTTTAAGCCTTCAACAGTAAGAAATGCGTTTGCTCAGGCTTTCTTTTCTTTGAGTTTAGGTATTGGGATCATGATTACTTATGCATCTTATTTAGGACGTCAAAACAAATTACCTAAGGAGGCTATTGCGGTTGCCTCTCTTGATACAGCAGTTGGTTTATTGGCAGGCCTTATGATTTTCCCAATCATGTTTAGTTTTGGATTAAATGAATCAATTAGTGAGAGTACTATCGGAGCCTTGTTTATTGCACTCCCTGCTGGTTTAGGAACAATAGGGATAACTGGAAGAATCGTGGCTGTTATTTTCTTTGCGCTTGCATACATAGCAGCAATCACTTCTTCTATTTCATTATTGGAAGTACCAGTGTCTTCGGTTATGGATAGACTTGGTTGGAATAGAACTAAATCAGTAATTGGTGTAACATTTTTATTGTTTTTATTAGGATTGCCTTCAGCTTTTGATATTAACTTTTTAGATAAAACAGATAAAATTGTGGGACAGTTGCTGTTAATTTTGGGAGGTTTTTTATTATCGATTTTCCTTGGCTGGGTCATTCCAAGAAAGTTTGATGAAGATCTTTCCAATTCGAATTCAAGTCTTAGAGTTCGTAGGTATTTGAAATTCATGCTTCGATGGGTTTCGCCACCAATAATTGCATGTGGTTTCATAGTTAGCCTTATAGATCTTTTTCA
- a CDS encoding DUF1330 domain-containing protein has translation MAKGYWVKQVTIQSTDLFIEYIQTVIPWLLSVGGIVIAKDIKQNSDLNEWDGGQLGVVVEFESRAAAQKAFDSSVFQEYIDLRRLSSDLSLSIFG, from the coding sequence GTGGCTAAAGGCTATTGGGTCAAGCAAGTAACAATACAAAGTACGGATTTATTTATTGAATACATCCAAACTGTTATTCCTTGGCTGCTTTCAGTAGGTGGGATAGTGATAGCTAAAGATATAAAGCAAAATTCTGACTTAAATGAATGGGATGGAGGCCAATTAGGTGTAGTTGTAGAATTTGAATCTAGAGCTGCAGCTCAAAAAGCTTTTGATTCCAGCGTTTTTCAGGAATATATTGATCTTCGAAGGTTGTCTTCTGATTTGAGTTTATCAATTTTTGGTTAA
- a CDS encoding DUF1643 domain-containing protein — MNQSNAQFSLCGRYRWNLNRRFNSCKKEIIFIGLNPSKANSFVNDRTLIRLINFSNLWGYGSLSVVNLFAIISNNSLDLKSFADPIGNSNNKELNNKIKAWSEKELCDLWLGWGVNGSYLNRDKVVLRKIQNYYNKRVRNFPKASQPYAIGITKDGYPRHPLYVQNKTILKPFCINAKKIN, encoded by the coding sequence ATGAATCAATCAAATGCTCAATTTAGTCTGTGTGGTAGGTATCGATGGAATTTGAATAGAAGGTTTAATTCTTGTAAAAAGGAAATTATATTTATTGGTTTAAATCCATCTAAGGCTAATTCTTTTGTTAATGACCGAACACTAATTAGGCTAATTAACTTTTCTAATTTATGGGGTTACGGATCATTATCAGTTGTTAATTTGTTTGCTATTATTTCTAATAATTCTTTAGATCTTAAATCATTTGCTGACCCTATTGGTAATTCTAATAATAAGGAATTAAACAATAAAATTAAGGCATGGTCTGAAAAAGAACTATGTGACTTATGGCTTGGTTGGGGTGTAAATGGAAGTTATTTGAATAGGGATAAGGTTGTTTTAAGAAAAATCCAAAATTATTATAATAAGAGAGTTCGGAATTTCCCTAAAGCTTCTCAACCCTATGCGATTGGTATAACAAAAGATGGATATCCACGACATCCCCTCTATGTCCAAAACAAAACTATTTTAAAGCCATTCTGTATAAATGCTAAGAAAATCAATTGA
- a CDS encoding DUF1824 family protein — translation MNEPEIQTLNDLEKLRSAPNLSHNQKKALHKELNEYIADADWFTIGIMASSSNLAILTLKEMENHFNWLAMKVVEKPQKNGPVFLKANQKTGDIYIRIEYGLGEGILLSCQHNDQLKSTQTLGPLPLNFFKK, via the coding sequence ATGAATGAGCCAGAAATTCAAACCTTAAATGATCTCGAAAAGCTTCGTTCTGCTCCTAATCTTAGTCACAATCAGAAAAAAGCTTTACACAAAGAGCTTAATGAATATATTGCAGATGCCGATTGGTTCACTATTGGCATAATGGCATCCTCATCTAATCTTGCCATATTAACCTTAAAAGAAATGGAAAATCATTTTAATTGGTTAGCAATGAAGGTAGTAGAAAAACCTCAAAAAAATGGCCCAGTATTCCTTAAAGCAAATCAAAAGACTGGGGATATTTATATACGCATCGAATATGGCTTGGGAGAAGGTATTCTCTTAAGCTGTCAACATAATGATCAATTAAAGAGTACTCAAACTCTAGGCCCTTTGCCATTGAACTTTTTTAAGAAATAG
- a CDS encoding rubredoxin yields METTATKQKYQCKDCIYAYNPKTGDPSQGIPPGTAFEDLPDGWICPLCKASKARFRKLF; encoded by the coding sequence GTGGAGACCACAGCCACCAAACAAAAATATCAATGCAAAGATTGCATATATGCTTACAACCCAAAAACAGGTGACCCTTCTCAAGGAATTCCTCCTGGAACTGCATTTGAAGATTTGCCCGATGGATGGATTTGCCCTTTGTGTAAAGCAAGTAAAGCAAGGTTCAGGAAGCTCTTTTAA
- a CDS encoding SDR family oxidoreductase gives MATYLITGSNRGIGLEYCKQLNQRGDEVIASCRSSSSELDAIGVRVEAGVDVASGQSVLNLRNKLQGKQIDVLIHNAGIAEFNSLSNLDPDSILRQFEVNALSPLCFTQSFLGSLKRGSKIVLMTSRMGSIDDNSSGSSYGYRMSKVALCMVGKSLAIDLKPNGISVAILHPGLVSTRMTGFVNNGITPEKSVEGLIRRIDSLSIQNSGTFWHANGEILPW, from the coding sequence TTGGCTACTTATCTCATTACGGGTTCCAACCGAGGAATAGGTTTGGAATACTGTAAACAGTTAAATCAAAGAGGAGATGAGGTTATTGCTTCATGTAGATCATCTTCTTCTGAATTAGATGCTATTGGTGTAAGAGTTGAGGCTGGTGTTGATGTGGCTTCAGGTCAGTCAGTATTAAACTTAAGAAATAAATTACAAGGAAAACAAATAGATGTTTTAATTCATAATGCAGGAATAGCGGAATTCAATTCTTTATCAAATTTAGATCCAGATAGTATTCTTCGACAGTTTGAAGTTAATGCATTAAGTCCTTTGTGCTTTACTCAATCGTTTCTTGGCTCTCTTAAAAGAGGTTCAAAAATTGTTCTTATGACTAGTAGAATGGGTTCTATTGATGATAATTCCTCTGGAAGTTCTTATGGATATAGGATGTCTAAGGTAGCTCTTTGTATGGTTGGTAAATCTTTGGCAATTGATTTGAAACCTAATGGCATATCTGTGGCAATTTTGCATCCTGGATTGGTGAGTACAAGAATGACTGGTTTTGTAAATAATGGGATTACTCCAGAAAAATCTGTAGAAGGACTTATTAGAAGAATCGATTCCTTATCAATTCAAAATTCAGGAACATTTTGGCATGCCAATGGAGAAATATTGCCTTGGTAA